Proteins encoded together in one Polaribacter reichenbachii window:
- a CDS encoding polysaccharide lyase family 7 protein, producing MINNRFLSLFVLLVFSNLIIHSQELSEDNCKVCTVLPGSVDEFKSALIDSKLHYYTDNGKTKLDLKKAEEICDANYFYTCNGLMFLISTGQKNDRTEIRQDKNLSLNDYSAMHFIAKFENVPDTNSRKGVTIGQIHNDTKGVKRPLLRVEIAGGNAIKVIVTDSYIKNEGNVENDFFTSFKEKDEVECKIEINDSDDKITVFVNNLTQDKKESKTYNVSDLWKEMDGNFYFKAGAYTQVSGPKTKVSYSKFQFVYE from the coding sequence ATGATTAATAATCGCTTTTTATCGCTATTTGTACTTTTAGTTTTTTCTAACCTTATAATCCATTCACAAGAATTATCAGAAGATAATTGTAAAGTTTGTACTGTTTTACCTGGTTCTGTTGATGAGTTTAAAAGTGCTTTAATAGATTCTAAATTACATTATTATACAGATAATGGTAAAACTAAATTAGATTTAAAAAAAGCTGAAGAAATCTGTGATGCCAATTATTTCTATACTTGTAACGGCTTAATGTTTTTAATTTCTACCGGACAAAAAAATGATAGAACAGAAATAAGACAAGATAAAAATCTTAGTTTAAATGATTACAGTGCAATGCATTTTATTGCAAAATTTGAAAATGTACCAGATACAAACTCAAGAAAAGGAGTTACAATTGGTCAAATTCATAACGATACTAAAGGAGTAAAAAGACCTTTATTAAGAGTAGAAATTGCTGGCGGAAATGCAATTAAAGTAATTGTTACAGATAGTTATATTAAAAATGAAGGGAATGTAGAGAATGATTTTTTTACATCATTTAAAGAAAAAGATGAGGTAGAATGTAAAATAGAAATCAATGATTCTGATGATAAAATTACCGTTTTTGTAAACAATCTTACTCAAGATAAAAAAGAATCAAAAACTTATAATGTAAGTGATTTATGGAAAGAAATGGATGGTAATTTCTATTTTAAAGCAGGGGCTTATACTCAGGTTTCAGGTCCAAAAACAAAAGTGAGTTACAGTAAGTTTCAGTTTGTTTATGAATAA
- a CDS encoding electron transfer flavoprotein subunit beta/FixA family protein produces MKILVCISHVPDTTSKINFTENDTKFDTNGVQFVINPYDEFSLTRAMWFKEKQGANVTVVNVGNASTEPTLRKALAIGADDAIRVNMDATDGLSVAKQLAEVVKNGGYDLVLAGRESIDYNGGMVPGMLAALVDFNFVNGCVGMEIDGTSVTATREIDGGNETLSTALPLVIGGQKGIVEEKDLRIPNMRGIMMARKKPLNVVEPVATESATSIESFEKPAPKGAVKLVDADNVDELISLLHNEAKVI; encoded by the coding sequence ATGAAAATATTGGTATGTATTAGTCACGTTCCAGATACAACTTCAAAAATTAATTTTACTGAAAATGATACAAAGTTTGATACAAATGGAGTACAGTTTGTAATCAATCCTTATGATGAGTTTAGTTTAACAAGAGCAATGTGGTTTAAAGAAAAGCAAGGAGCAAATGTAACTGTTGTTAATGTGGGTAATGCATCTACAGAACCAACTTTACGTAAAGCTTTGGCTATTGGAGCAGATGATGCAATTCGAGTAAATATGGATGCTACAGATGGTTTATCTGTTGCAAAACAACTTGCAGAAGTAGTTAAAAATGGTGGTTACGATTTAGTTTTAGCAGGTAGAGAATCTATTGACTATAATGGAGGTATGGTTCCTGGAATGTTAGCTGCTTTAGTAGATTTTAACTTTGTTAATGGTTGTGTAGGTATGGAAATAGATGGAACTTCGGTTACTGCAACAAGAGAAATTGATGGTGGTAATGAAACTTTAAGTACAGCTTTACCTTTAGTAATTGGAGGTCAAAAAGGTATTGTAGAAGAAAAAGATTTACGTATACCAAATATGCGTGGAATTATGATGGCGCGTAAAAAACCTTTAAATGTTGTTGAGCCTGTTGCTACAGAAAGTGCGACTTCTATAGAATCGTTTGAAAAACCAGCACCAAAAGGAGCTGTAAAATTAGTAGATGCAGATAATGTAGATGAGTTAATTAGCTTATTGCATAATGAAGCAAAGGTGATATAA
- a CDS encoding electron transfer flavoprotein subunit alpha/FixB family protein — MSVLVFADSAEGKFKKSAFEVVSYGKKVAEQLGSNLVALTINANNNEELYTYGAEKVIAVSNDSLATFNAKVYASVIKQVAEAQGSSVVILDSSIDTLYAAPILAVGLDAGYASNVVALPSATSPFTVKRKAFSNKGFSNTVISTEKKVIGVAKNSYGVFESPVDGSTETFEATIADSGVTSIKVERVTGKVTIADADIVVSAGRGLKGPENWGMVEELADVLGAATACSKPVSDLGWRPHGEHVGQTGKPVASNLYIAIGISGAIQHLAGINASKVKVVINTDPEAPFFKAADYGIVGDAFEVVPKLIEKLKAFKQA; from the coding sequence ATGTCAGTTTTAGTTTTTGCAGATTCAGCAGAAGGAAAATTTAAGAAAAGTGCTTTCGAAGTAGTTTCTTACGGAAAAAAAGTTGCTGAACAATTGGGAAGTAATTTAGTTGCTCTAACCATAAATGCTAATAATAACGAAGAATTATATACTTATGGTGCAGAAAAAGTAATTGCTGTATCTAACGACAGTTTGGCAACTTTTAATGCAAAAGTTTATGCATCAGTAATTAAACAAGTTGCAGAAGCACAAGGCTCATCAGTAGTTATTTTAGACTCAAGTATAGATACTTTGTATGCAGCACCAATTTTAGCTGTAGGTTTAGATGCAGGTTACGCATCTAATGTTGTGGCTTTACCAAGTGCTACAAGCCCTTTTACCGTAAAAAGAAAAGCTTTTTCTAACAAAGGATTTAGTAATACAGTAATATCAACAGAAAAAAAAGTAATAGGAGTTGCTAAAAATTCTTATGGAGTTTTTGAAAGTCCTGTGGATGGTTCTACAGAAACTTTCGAAGCAACAATTGCAGATTCTGGAGTAACATCAATAAAAGTAGAAAGAGTTACAGGTAAAGTAACTATTGCAGATGCAGATATAGTTGTTTCTGCAGGTAGAGGTTTAAAAGGACCAGAAAACTGGGGAATGGTAGAGGAGTTAGCAGACGTTTTAGGTGCTGCAACTGCTTGTTCTAAACCAGTTTCAGATTTAGGTTGGAGACCTCATGGAGAACACGTGGGGCAAACAGGTAAACCAGTTGCATCGAATTTATATATTGCAATAGGTATTTCTGGAGCAATCCAGCATTTAGCAGGAATTAATGCATCAAAAGTAAAAGTTGTTATAAACACAGATCCAGAAGCACCTTTCTTTAAGGCTGCAGATTATGGTATTGTTGGTGATGCTTTTGAGGTAGTTCCTAAATTAATAGAGAAGCTCAAAGCTTTTAAGCAAGCTTAA
- a CDS encoding bifunctional nuclease family protein has protein sequence MSLILLTIKGISYSQTQSGAYALVLSEMQGTRTLPIIIGAFEAQSIAIALETEIRPPRPLTHDLFKTFSDTFAITVKEVIIHKLVDGVFFSSLICEREGKEEVIDTRTSDAIAIAVRFNAPIYTYENILDKAGIYLKVEEEMAIENKQESQEIPIDFELESSDDKSDFSALSLSELNNQLNNAVDNENYELAAKIRDEISKRS, from the coding sequence ATGAGTTTAATACTACTAACCATCAAAGGAATTTCTTACAGTCAAACACAAAGTGGTGCATATGCATTAGTTTTGAGTGAAATGCAAGGAACAAGAACTTTACCTATTATTATTGGTGCTTTTGAGGCGCAATCTATTGCAATTGCTTTAGAAACAGAAATTAGACCTCCAAGACCATTAACACACGATTTATTTAAAACTTTTTCAGACACTTTTGCAATTACAGTAAAAGAAGTTATTATTCATAAATTGGTAGATGGAGTCTTCTTTTCTAGCTTAATTTGCGAAAGAGAAGGTAAAGAAGAGGTTATTGACACTAGAACTTCGGATGCAATTGCAATTGCTGTTCGTTTTAATGCACCTATTTATACTTATGAAAATATTTTAGATAAAGCAGGTATTTATTTAAAAGTTGAAGAAGAAATGGCTATTGAAAACAAACAAGAGTCACAAGAAATTCCGATAGATTTTGAGTTAGAATCTTCTGATGATAAGAGCGATTTCTCAGCCTTATCTTTAAGTGAATTAAATAACCAATTAAACAATGCAGTTGATAATGAAAATTATGAATTGGCAGCAAAAATAAGAGACGAAATTAGTAAACGTTCTTAA
- a CDS encoding NupC/NupG family nucleoside CNT transporter — translation MKKTLIVLLCFFSASIFAQDAETLVTTTEIIPSQGFSITSLWRGILGMFVLILIAFLFSSNKKAIDWKKVGIGLALQLLIAIGVLKVSFIQKIFEFIGSIFIEILEYTKAGSEFLFAGIVADTNTFGYIFAFQVLPTIIFFSALTSLLFYLGIIQKVVKILAIGLSKFLGISGMESLSVAGNIFLGQTEAPLLIKAYLEKMNKSEMLLVMIGGMATVAGAVLAAYIGFLGGGDKALELVFAKHLLAASVMAAPGAIVISKILYPQTEEVNTDVTVSQEKIGSNILDAIANGTTEGLRLAVNVGAMLLVFVAVIAMINGILGWAGEVTTLNEIIAANTGYDKFSLEFILGYIFAPLMWLIGVASEDMALMGQLLGIKLAASEFVGYIQLAELKDVASATHLTFNKSIIMATYMLCGFANFASIGIQIGGIGSLAPGQRKTLSEFGIKALIGGTIASLMSATIAGMIIG, via the coding sequence ATGAAAAAAACACTCATTGTTTTACTTTGTTTTTTCTCAGCTTCAATCTTTGCTCAAGATGCTGAAACTTTAGTAACAACTACAGAAATAATACCTAGTCAAGGTTTTTCAATTACAAGTTTATGGAGAGGAATTCTTGGTATGTTTGTACTTATTCTGATAGCTTTTTTATTTAGCAGTAATAAAAAAGCCATCGATTGGAAAAAAGTAGGTATTGGTTTAGCTTTACAGTTATTAATCGCAATTGGAGTATTAAAAGTTAGCTTTATTCAGAAAATATTCGAATTTATTGGTAGTATTTTTATTGAAATTTTAGAATATACAAAAGCAGGTAGTGAGTTTTTATTTGCTGGTATTGTTGCAGATACAAATACATTTGGTTACATATTTGCTTTTCAGGTTTTACCAACTATCATTTTCTTTTCGGCATTAACTTCTTTATTGTTTTATTTAGGAATCATTCAGAAAGTAGTAAAAATATTAGCAATTGGTTTGTCTAAATTTTTAGGTATTTCTGGTATGGAAAGTTTGTCTGTTGCTGGTAATATCTTTTTAGGTCAAACAGAAGCGCCACTTTTAATAAAGGCTTATTTAGAAAAAATGAATAAGTCAGAAATGCTTTTGGTAATGATAGGAGGAATGGCTACAGTTGCAGGTGCTGTTTTAGCAGCTTATATTGGTTTTTTAGGTGGTGGAGATAAAGCTTTAGAACTAGTTTTTGCAAAACATTTATTAGCTGCTTCTGTTATGGCAGCTCCTGGTGCAATTGTAATTTCTAAAATATTATATCCACAAACAGAAGAAGTAAATACAGACGTAACTGTATCTCAAGAAAAAATAGGATCTAATATTTTAGATGCAATAGCAAACGGAACTACAGAAGGTTTACGATTGGCTGTAAATGTTGGAGCAATGTTATTGGTTTTTGTAGCTGTAATTGCAATGATTAACGGAATTTTAGGTTGGGCAGGAGAAGTAACAACTTTAAATGAAATTATAGCAGCAAATACAGGATATGATAAGTTTTCTTTAGAGTTTATTTTAGGTTATATTTTTGCACCATTAATGTGGTTAATTGGTGTAGCATCAGAAGATATGGCTTTAATGGGGCAATTATTAGGTATTAAATTAGCTGCAAGTGAGTTTGTAGGTTATATACAATTAGCAGAATTAAAAGACGTTGCAAGTGCAACACATCTAACATTTAATAAATCTATAATTATGGCCACTTATATGCTTTGTGGTTTTGCAAACTTTGCATCAATAGGTATTCAAATTGGTGGTATTGGGTCTTTAGCTCCTGGTCAGCGTAAAACATTATCAGAATTTGGAATAAAAGCATTAATTGGGGGTACAATTGCATCACTAATGTCTGCAACTATTGCTGGGATGATTATTGGATAA
- a CDS encoding thymidylate synthase, producing MKQYHDLVKHVLENGNEKGDRTGTGTKSVFGYQMRFDLSEGFPMVTTKKLHLKSIVYELLWFIKGDTNIKYLQENGVRIWNEWADEKGDLGPVYGHQWRNWNSDEVDQLKEVIETLKKNPNSRRMLVSAWNPSVLPDTSVSFSENVANGKAALPPCHAFFQFYVSEGKLSCQLYQRSADIFLGVPFNIASYALFTMMIAQVCGYEAGEFIHTFGDAHIYNNHQEQLKLQLSRDIRPLPKMKMNPSIKNIEDFTFDDFELLDYNPHPHIKGAVAV from the coding sequence ATGAAACAATATCACGATTTAGTAAAACACGTTTTAGAAAACGGAAATGAAAAAGGAGATAGAACAGGAACAGGTACAAAAAGTGTTTTTGGGTATCAAATGCGTTTTGATTTAAGTGAAGGTTTCCCTATGGTAACAACAAAAAAACTTCATTTAAAAAGTATTGTTTACGAATTACTTTGGTTTATAAAAGGCGATACAAATATTAAATATCTACAAGAAAATGGTGTTAGAATCTGGAATGAATGGGCAGATGAAAAAGGAGATTTAGGGCCAGTTTACGGTCATCAATGGCGTAATTGGAATAGTGATGAAGTAGATCAATTAAAAGAAGTTATTGAGACTTTAAAGAAAAACCCAAATTCGAGAAGAATGTTGGTTTCTGCTTGGAATCCTTCTGTATTACCAGATACTTCAGTTTCATTTTCAGAAAATGTAGCTAATGGTAAAGCAGCTTTACCTCCTTGTCACGCATTTTTTCAATTTTACGTTTCTGAGGGTAAATTATCTTGTCAGTTATATCAAAGAAGTGCAGATATATTTTTAGGAGTTCCTTTTAATATTGCGTCTTACGCTTTATTTACAATGATGATTGCTCAAGTTTGTGGTTATGAAGCAGGCGAATTTATTCATACTTTTGGTGATGCTCATATTTATAACAATCATCAAGAACAATTGAAATTACAATTGTCTAGAGATATTAGGCCATTACCAAAAATGAAAATGAATCCATCTATCAAAAATATCGAAGACTTTACTTTCGATGATTTTGAGCTGTTAGATTATAATCCGCATCCACACATAAAGGGTGCAGTTGCAGTTTAA
- a CDS encoding isoamylase early set domain-containing protein encodes MAIKKQFLKSKPVCKVTFTVPAEEAKSVAVVGSFNEWNVEAMPLKKLKNGSFKGTVDLESGNSYEFKYLVDGEYVNEEAADSFAWSDFAGADNSVLSL; translated from the coding sequence ATGGCAATTAAAAAACAATTTTTAAAAAGTAAACCAGTTTGTAAAGTAACTTTTACTGTACCAGCTGAAGAAGCTAAAAGTGTTGCAGTTGTAGGAAGTTTTAATGAATGGAATGTAGAGGCAATGCCGCTTAAAAAATTAAAAAATGGATCGTTTAAAGGAACTGTTGATTTAGAATCTGGTAATTCTTACGAATTTAAATATCTAGTTGACGGTGAATATGTAAACGAAGAAGCTGCTGATAGTTTTGCTTGGAGCGATTTTGCTGGAGCAGATAACAGTGTTTTAAGTTTATAA
- a CDS encoding dihydrofolate reductase: protein MITIIAAIAKNNALGKDNDLIWHLPADLKRFKKITTGHSILMGRNTFESIGKPLPNRTTVIITRNKNYVKNDCLIANSLEEALELVKEDDQIFIIGGAQVYTYALENNLVDALDLTLVHEEFEADAFFPEIDTKVWKQVKKEDFKADEKNKFDYSFLRFEKI, encoded by the coding sequence ATGATTACAATTATAGCTGCAATTGCAAAAAATAATGCATTAGGAAAAGACAATGATTTAATCTGGCATTTGCCTGCAGATTTAAAAAGATTTAAAAAAATAACTACAGGTCATTCTATTTTAATGGGTAGAAATACTTTTGAATCTATTGGTAAACCTTTACCAAACAGAACCACTGTAATTATTACTAGAAATAAAAACTATGTAAAAAATGATTGTTTAATTGCTAATAGTTTAGAAGAAGCTTTAGAGTTGGTAAAAGAAGACGATCAGATTTTTATAATTGGTGGTGCCCAGGTATATACATATGCTTTAGAAAATAACTTAGTAGATGCTTTAGATCTTACTTTGGTTCACGAAGAGTTTGAAGCTGACGCTTTTTTTCCGGAAATAGATACCAAAGTGTGGAAACAAGTAAAAAAAGAAGATTTTAAAGCAGACGAAAAAAATAAATTTGATTATAGTTTTTTACGTTTCGAAAAAATCTAG
- a CDS encoding DUF6146 family protein — protein MKTLKQILVLFAVSVFFWACGSSPINKTPVQKEEPVVIANDSLEYEITIIDIGFNNFLNSIAKPEGFYSQQYLEARNRAWVVTWNQRARTPNQFNASIYENIIDYQPTVDYGYEVNYKLFNYFLFAQRKYKMNLGGGFRTNRIN, from the coding sequence ATGAAAACTTTAAAACAAATACTAGTACTATTCGCAGTTAGTGTCTTTTTTTGGGCTTGTGGATCATCACCTATAAATAAAACTCCAGTTCAAAAAGAAGAACCTGTTGTTATTGCAAATGATAGTTTAGAATATGAAATAACAATTATTGATATTGGTTTTAACAACTTTTTAAATTCAATTGCAAAACCAGAAGGTTTTTATTCTCAACAATATTTAGAGGCAAGAAATAGAGCTTGGGTAGTAACCTGGAATCAAAGAGCCAGAACTCCAAATCAGTTTAACGCAAGTATTTATGAAAACATTATCGATTACCAACCAACAGTAGATTATGGTTATGAGGTAAATTATAAATTATTCAATTACTTTTTATTTGCACAACGAAAATATAAAATGAATTTAGGTGGCGGATTTAGAACGAATAGAATTAACTAG
- a CDS encoding M24 family metallopeptidase, protein MFKKILTLIVFTTFFSCGNQEGNQQVTENLYSILKEKDRAVLKDELLEDRFNNLLPKLMDKADIDMWLLISREYNEDPILKTMLPATWLNARRRTIIVFYRNKENNTLERLAVARYDIGKSIQSAWDKEKEPNQWKALVAIIKERNPKKIGVNSSTHFALADGLVKTDYDELNQNLPEDLKSKLVSAEKLGIAWIETRTEKELALFRKLVTITHNIIDEAFSEKTIIPGKTTTDDVVWFLRQKVTDLGLETWFHPTIDVQRNNEALKSHIESFSKSKDEKVIQKGDLLHCDFGITYIGLNTDCQQHAYVLKDNETQVPEFLQEAFKKGNRVQDILTNNMKAGLTGNQILANSLKQGKSEGLRPSIYTHPLGKYGHSAGTTIGMWDSQNGVPFNGDYPLQKNTAYAIELNTTVNIKEWNKDIRIMLEEAGFFGDNTFEYVNKRQTEIKPIKIN, encoded by the coding sequence ATGTTTAAAAAAATACTTACGCTAATTGTATTTACAACCTTCTTTTCTTGCGGAAATCAAGAGGGAAATCAACAAGTAACAGAAAATTTATATTCAATTTTAAAAGAGAAAGATAGAGCTGTTTTAAAGGATGAACTTTTAGAAGACAGGTTCAATAATTTGTTACCAAAATTAATGGATAAAGCAGATATTGATATGTGGTTGTTAATCTCTAGAGAATATAATGAAGACCCAATTTTAAAAACAATGTTGCCAGCCACTTGGTTAAATGCTAGAAGAAGAACAATTATTGTTTTTTATAGAAACAAAGAAAATAATACTTTAGAAAGATTGGCTGTTGCTAGATACGATATTGGTAAAAGCATTCAATCTGCTTGGGATAAAGAAAAAGAACCCAATCAATGGAAAGCATTAGTAGCAATTATTAAAGAAAGAAATCCTAAGAAAATAGGTGTAAATTCATCTACACATTTTGCTTTAGCAGATGGTTTGGTAAAAACCGATTATGATGAACTGAACCAAAATTTACCAGAAGATTTAAAAAGTAAACTGGTTTCTGCAGAAAAATTAGGCATTGCTTGGATAGAAACCAGAACAGAAAAAGAGTTGGCACTTTTTAGAAAACTAGTAACAATTACCCATAATATTATTGATGAAGCTTTTTCGGAAAAAACAATAATTCCGGGTAAAACAACTACAGATGATGTGGTTTGGTTTTTAAGACAAAAAGTTACAGATTTAGGTTTAGAAACTTGGTTTCATCCCACAATAGACGTGCAAAGAAATAATGAAGCTTTAAAATCTCATATCGAATCTTTTTCTAAAAGTAAAGATGAAAAAGTGATACAAAAAGGAGATTTGTTACATTGCGATTTCGGAATTACTTACATTGGCTTAAACACAGATTGCCAACAACATGCTTATGTTTTAAAAGATAACGAAACTCAAGTTCCAGAATTTTTACAAGAAGCCTTTAAAAAAGGAAATAGAGTGCAAGATATTTTAACCAATAATATGAAAGCTGGTTTAACTGGGAATCAGATTTTAGCAAATTCTTTAAAACAAGGTAAAAGCGAAGGTTTAAGGCCATCAATTTATACACATCCTTTAGGTAAATATGGGCATAGTGCAGGTACAACCATTGGTATGTGGGATTCTCAAAACGGAGTGCCTTTTAACGGAGATTATCCTCTGCAAAAAAATACAGCTTACGCCATAGAACTCAATACAACTGTTAACATTAAAGAATGGAATAAAGATATTAGAATAATGTTAGAGGAAGCTGGTTTTTTTGGCGATAACACCTTTGAGTACGTAAATAAAAGACAAACAGAAATTAAACCAATCAAAATTAATTAA
- a CDS encoding DNA-3-methyladenine glycosylase I, whose product MKQRCFWVTDSKLYQDYHDFEWGEPVYDDKILFEFLILETFQAGVSWITILNKRENFRKAFDNFDYQKIAKYSESKFNELMQDAGIIRNKLKIRSTISNAQLFMDIQKEFGSFSKFIWSYVDGKPILNQFHKKEDVPAKTSISDQLSKDLKKRGFKFTGSTVMYAYMQAVGMVNDHTTDCFKYPN is encoded by the coding sequence ATGAAACAAAGATGTTTTTGGGTAACTGATAGTAAATTGTATCAAGATTATCACGATTTTGAATGGGGAGAACCTGTGTATGATGATAAAATTTTATTTGAATTTTTAATATTAGAAACGTTTCAGGCAGGTGTAAGTTGGATTACCATTTTAAATAAAAGAGAAAATTTTAGAAAGGCTTTTGATAATTTTGATTATCAAAAAATAGCTAAATATTCAGAGAGTAAGTTTAATGAATTAATGCAAGATGCAGGTATTATTAGAAATAAATTAAAAATAAGAAGTACTATTTCTAATGCGCAATTGTTTATGGATATTCAAAAAGAGTTTGGTTCTTTTTCTAAATTTATTTGGAGTTACGTTGATGGAAAACCAATTTTAAATCAGTTTCATAAAAAAGAAGATGTACCAGCTAAAACATCAATTTCAGATCAGCTTTCTAAGGATTTAAAAAAACGCGGATTTAAATTTACAGGTTCTACAGTAATGTATGCCTATATGCAAGCGGTTGGTATGGTAAATGATCATACAACAGATTGTTTTAAATATCCGAATTAA
- a CDS encoding nucleoside triphosphate pyrophosphohydrolase family protein: MKNKIAAVHEFHTAFKLNIQDKPTVNISDDRKKLRFELMKEENEEYLEAAQNNDLVEVADALGDMLYILCGTIIEHGMQDKIEEVFNEIQRSNMSKLGEDGKPIYREDGKVLKGPSYFKPDFSKILGE; encoded by the coding sequence ATGAAAAACAAAATAGCAGCAGTTCACGAATTTCACACAGCGTTTAAATTAAATATTCAAGACAAGCCAACTGTAAATATTTCTGATGATAGAAAAAAGTTACGTTTTGAGTTAATGAAAGAAGAAAATGAGGAATATTTAGAAGCTGCACAAAATAACGATTTGGTTGAGGTTGCCGATGCATTAGGAGATATGTTATATATTTTATGTGGTACCATTATAGAACACGGAATGCAAGATAAAATCGAAGAGGTTTTTAATGAAATTCAACGTTCTAATATGAGTAAATTAGGTGAAGATGGTAAACCAATTTACAGAGAAGATGGTAAAGTTTTAAAAGGACCTAGTTATTTTAAACCAGATTTTTCTAAGATTTTAGGAGAGTAG
- a CDS encoding DUF922 domain-containing protein, with protein sequence MHISLIKLIFLIVFISVSVNTGAQNKSEKKSITWSKNVKVKKLDFKGKIDKNSKNIAQTGANIIIVPYAKKGGKYLYRVLAKFYKYKSWINTNSELILNHEQLHFDIAELYARKMRKEILKTKLSNKKIEESDYRRIHKKLFKEYIQYQKKYDLETDFSRSESLQNKWKKFIAQQLSGLEKFALNI encoded by the coding sequence ATGCACATATCTTTAATAAAATTAATCTTTTTAATCGTTTTTATTAGTGTTTCTGTAAATACTGGTGCACAAAATAAAAGTGAAAAAAAATCAATTACTTGGTCTAAAAATGTAAAAGTTAAAAAGTTAGATTTTAAAGGAAAAATTGATAAGAATTCGAAAAACATAGCGCAAACTGGAGCAAATATTATAATAGTTCCTTACGCAAAAAAAGGAGGGAAATATCTTTATCGAGTGTTAGCCAAGTTTTACAAGTATAAATCTTGGATTAACACAAACAGTGAATTAATTTTAAATCACGAACAACTACATTTTGATATTGCTGAACTTTATGCTAGAAAAATGCGAAAAGAAATTCTAAAAACTAAATTATCCAACAAAAAAATTGAAGAATCTGATTATAGAAGAATTCACAAAAAACTCTTTAAAGAATACATTCAATATCAAAAAAAATATGATTTGGAAACTGATTTTTCTAGATCAGAATCACTCCAAAATAAATGGAAAAAATTCATAGCTCAACAATTATCTGGTCTTGAAAAATTTGCACTAAATATATAA